The nucleotide window TCGCTTCCGCCTGGCCGCGTTCCTCGGCGCCGATACCGGGATAGGCGCCCGCGGAATCGACGATCGACAGCACGGGAATGCCGAAACGATCGGCCAGCTCCATCAGCCGCACGGCCTTGCGATAGCCTTCAGGCCGGGCCATGCCGAAATTATGCTTGATGCGGCCTTCAGTAGAGGCGCCCTTTTCCTGGCCGACCACGCAGATGCTCTCGCCGCGGAAGCGGCCGAAGCCACCCATCAGGGCCTCGTCCTCGCCGAATTTGCGGTCGCCCGCCATCGGCGTGAAGTCCGTGATCAGCGCGTTGACGAAATCGGTGAAGTGCGGACGCTGCGGATGGCGCGCCACCAGCGTCTTCTGCCACGGCGTCAAATTGGCGTAGAGATCGGCCAGCGCCTGGGACGCCTTGTCCTCGATGCGCGCAATCTCGTCGCCGATGTCGCTGCCGGACGCCGCCAGCGCGCGCAATTCGTCGATCTTGGACTCGAGTTCGGCGACTGGTTTTTCGAAGTCGAGGTAGCTGCGCATCTGTTCCGGCATCAAGACAATATAGGTAACTACGCGCTGTGAGGCGAAGCGGTTTTCGATTCGCCTCAAGAAAGCACGCATCTTCAATGATTTAGCGCGTATCTCGGTCCGGATAACCCGGTTTTGCCGAAAGCGCGCCAAACAAGGCCGCGGGCGGGATGGCTGTTTCGGGGGAGAAGCCGCGGAAGTCAAGGCGGGAAGTTCAGCTACCTGTCGTCCCTACGAAGGGACCCGTACGCCGCGGCCTATCGGTCAGACCGGTTGGGGGTAGACGCCTTCTGCAAATAATCAGCGACGGTGGTTGGGGTCCCTGCGTTCGCATGCGTTCGCAGGGACGACTACGACTTCTCTGCCAGCGGATGCAGGTCTCGCACCAGGCTCTTCAGCCGCTCCTCGACTACATGGGTATAGATCTGCGTGG belongs to Bradyrhizobium icense and includes:
- a CDS encoding acetyl-CoA carboxylase carboxyltransferase subunit alpha — its product is MPEQMRSYLDFEKPVAELESKIDELRALAASGSDIGDEIARIEDKASQALADLYANLTPWQKTLVARHPQRPHFTDFVNALITDFTPMAGDRKFGEDEALMGGFGRFRGESICVVGQEKGASTEGRIKHNFGMARPEGYRKAVRLMELADRFGIPVLSIVDSAGAYPGIGAEERGQAEAIARSTDACLSLGVPNVAIITGEGMSGGAIAITTTNKVLMFEHAIYSVISPEAASSILWRDGTKAQEAATSMKITAQDMLRFGVIDQILKEPAGGAHRDPTAMIAATGDAIAEAFNDLRNLDADAVRRHRRQKFLDIGRKLG